The Deltaproteobacteria bacterium genome segment TCAGCTTATTCACTGGCGATGGTTGGCCGCCGGGTAGCGCCCAAGGGCTTCAGCTACGGCGGTGAGATAGGTCTAGAAATTCCAGCTGGCTCCCACACCTACTCCATACAGTCAGAGGGTGTTAGCGTGGCGGTCATTCTATCGACAGCCAAGAAGTTGCCCCGTCGCCTTGTAAACAAAGTCCAAGAGAAAGACCTCGGTATCGCCCAACCCGCTAGCAGCGTTCCGGTAGCCAAGCCTACGCCGCCCGCTCCTAAAGCCGCCACGGCCCCAACTCCTCCAACTCCTTTATTGAGCAAGAAAGCAGAACCTACCGAGCAGAAAAGAATTCTCATTATGGATGTGGCCGCGGTGGGTATAGACCCATCACTGGCAAAGCAGGTCACCACAGCCATCGCTGAAACCATGTCGGGCCGAGCTGGAATTGAAGCCGTCACCACAGATGAACTCACCAACATCGCCGACACAGAAGCCATCAAACAAAGCACGGGCTGTGACGCCGATACGGCCTGCATGGCCGAGATCTCTTCCTGGGCCAATACAGAACTCGTCGTAAACGGCACAATCGGACAGGTTGGCGATGCGGTTACTCTTACGCTTACCCTTGTCGATAGCAAAAAGGCTTCCGTCGAGAACCGAGTAAGCCGAGCTGTCATTGTGGAAGCAGACGACATCCTCGCCGTTACCAAGCAACTTGTTGAAGAACTCTTTGGTTGGGAAGGCGCTGGCAATAAAATCACTTACCGAATCGCTGAAGGCAAAGCCGTTAGCTTTGCAGTATTTGACCTAAGCACCGCTGGTCTCTCTGAAGATGCTGCACGCAACCTCACGCAAGTTCTATCGGTGGAACTGAAACGCATTCAGGGCGCGAGCGTGATCGGAAAAGAAGACATCGCGGCCATGCTTAATCTAGAAGGCCAAAAACAAGTGTTGGGCTGTGAAAGCGACACCTCCTGCTTAGCCGAAATTGGTGGTGCACTGGGCGTTGATAAACTCGTTGTTGGCCAAGTGGGCAAGCTTGCCGACAATTTCATCATCTCTCTGCGTTTAATATCTCCCACAACAGCAAAGGTAGACAATCGTATCAGCGAAAATTTTGTCGGGACTGAAGCCACACTCATCCCCGCCATTCGGACCGCCGGACGCAAGCTGTTGGGTATCGAATCGAAAGAGCCTGGAAGCCTTGGTGTGAGTTCCTCCGAACCTGCTGCTGCGGTATTCTTAGACGGCAAGGACCAAGGCATCCTACCCATGCCGCCCATTACCGACCTAGAGCCAGGGCGTTACAACCTAAGAGTTCTCAAAGAGGGTTACTTTGCTTGGAACGGTGATGTTTACGTCAACCCAATGGACAACACGGCGATGTGGATAGAACTGAAAGCCAAACCAGAGAAGTGGTACAAGCAATGGTGGGTATGGACGAGCGTTGGTGCCGTCGCCGCCGGTGTAGCCACCACGCTGGCTATCACCATGAAGGCTACCCCTACTGTGGGCTCAGGATCTGCAACCATCAAAGCGGGTCAGTGATGATGAATCGATTTCAAAATGACGGAGATGAATCTATGCATTCTTGCATCTTCAAATACACTATTCTGATACTCACCCTTGCGTCAGTCGTTTTTCTAAGTGGCTGTGAAGCACAAAATGCGGGCAGTTCATTCGCCATTCAGTTCACCTTCCCGGATGACCAGTGGCCCGAGGGAACTCTGTGGCTCTCCGGACGCGTTGAGGAGCGAACAGACATTCAAGAAAGCGGCGCAGTCCTATCTGTTGCCTCGCCAGTTTTACTGGAGCCTGGCGCGACACTCGCGTTCTCCTCCATCGAATTTGGCCGTAACCGCGTCGTTGTAGCAGAAATCAGGTCCACGGAATCGAGCAGTGGTCGTACGTTATACTACGGTGTTTCAGACCAATTCGATTTCAATGCTGGTGACAGCATTGTGGTCGAAGTCCCATTTGGGTTGAATGCAACTCCTGACGCAGAAACCACCAATACCACCGGCGACCCGACCGGAACACCTTCAAACAATTCAGCCTCATCGATGACTATTGGAGACAACAACGAAGTTAATCCCGAGGCAGTGGGTACGACCGACGTGATGCTTTACGTGACCACCACGAAGGCGAGCAAATTGATTGTCTCAAACGACCCAGCTTTTTCTACTAACAATACATCTCAAATTGATTTTGAAAGCGACGAGCCAAGCTCTGAAGCTCAGACCACTCGTTCTTACCAGTTACCTTGGAGCCTCCAAGGTTGCGCCAGCGCCAACAGCGTCTGCTCCCAAACCGTCTATGTGATGTTCGAGGATAGCTTCGGCTATTCCTCCGCAGCTATTTCAGACAGCGTCCTGCTCGACACGGAGGCGCCAAAAGTGATTCCGTCCGGCACCGAAGTTGATCCGAGTTCCATCAAAGCAAACGTCCGGGGCCTGTTTCGATTATCGGTCGATGAACCACTGACGGGCCTAACAAAGAGCGACGACTCAACAAACGACACCAGCAGCCTAGAGTTTATCGTTAGGCGTGATGGCGTGCTTATCGAAGAGCCTCTTTTCCAACTTATAGATGTATCCAACGGAGAAGACGGCGGTATCTGGGAGACCATCACACCCGGCGGACAGGGCTCCCTTACCAGCGGCGACTATGTCATTCACGCCAACCTCGTCGATAAAGTTGGCAATATTCTATCAACCGAGGCCATTGGCGAGCCTCTGGCGGAGTTCAGTGTTGATGCCCAAGATCCTGAGATAAGCAGCCCAAGCCTTCTCGTCAACGGAAGCGAAGATAAGAGAAATGTTAAACTTGGCGACACCATCGAGCTGAGCTTCACCGCTTCGGAAACAATCGTTGGTGAGCCCGAAGTCTATATTGGTACAGTCCCGATGATACAGGAACCCACCGAAGACCTCTCCTATCTTTATCGGTATACGCCGGAGTTTGGTGCAGAAGACTCGGGCACCGATACTCTCGTTGATGGTATTTATATTGTATCAGTTCGACTCGTCGATGAGGCTAGCAACGTTGGTATTACAAACCTAACCGACAACGCGCTCACGTTCGACGTTGTGCCGCCCAACGTTATCGAGAGCAGCGCCTACCCACCGGCAGCCAACCAAGCCTCATCTCTCACCTACCAAGTGTTTCTAACCGAAGCCGTTAGCAGCATCACGCTTACCGCCACCCATGCCTCAGCTGGCGAAAACGCTGTCATCGAGTTCAACACACCGACCAGCACGGGCAATGTCTACACATTTGAGCCACAGCAAGCACTGAGCACTGAACTTGAAGGTGTGTACTACCCGACACTCATGCTTGAGGATTTGGCAGGAAACACCAATACATTTGTTTATGACCCAAGTATCGACTCAAACAGCCTTGCCTCCTTCACTCTTGATAGCACCAACCCAACTGTCTCAAATTGGTCACTGACTTCCACCAACGAAGCCGTGAATACCCGATGCGGCGTCGACGAAACAGGTACCCGTGTTGGGGCGGCACAAGGTGATGAAATTTCACTTTCCTTCGAAGCGACCGACACTGTGCAGGGCGGCATTGCGGAAGTTGTCGTAAAACTAGGTAACGAAACCATCAACTGCAATGCCTCTGGCAGCGTTTACACATGCGATGCAACCATCACAAGCGAGACCTTCCCCGACGGACTGAGTGATTTTAATATCGTGGTTTCAGACACCGCAGGCAACGTAGTCTCGCAAGACTATGGAAGCGTATGTGTCGACACCACCGCGGCTAATATTGTTACGAGCAACGTCTACCCCGAAAAGGCAAATAGAGAATCAGAGTTACGCTACCAGGTTTTCCTGACCGAAGAAGTTTTAGACGTCACATTAACCGCCGCACATGAATCTGATGGGTCATCACTTCTCTTTTTAGTCGAAGAACAAACATCCAGCAGTGTCCACACTTTTATTCTCAACAGCGAAGATGAAAGCGCAGGCAATCTAACCCCTCTTCAATTGGCTACTGAAGGCGTTTATCACCCCAGCCTTACCATCATCGATCTCGCTGGCAATAGTGTCGTCCATGCCTTCAACCCAGATAGCCTCGACAACACTCTTGTTCCGATTGAACTAGACAGCACTGCGCCCGTGATTTCGGATGTAGCTGTCGAGACCACAAATTCAGGTTTGGGATCCACATGTGGCGAAGACCTCTCAGGGTTGAGAGTCGGTGCTGCCTCAGGAGACCAAGTAACTCTTACATTTACCGGTACAGATCTCGAAAGCGGCGGAATCGCTGAGAGCCCAGTGGTCACCCTCGGAAACCAAATCATCGGTTGTACTCTATTAGGTCACGACTATACCTGCCCGAGCACTCTAACAAGTGACTTTTTATCCGATGGTTTAAACACCTTTGAGATAATCCTGACCGACAGCGCGGGTAATATTGCCTCAGACACGTCGGCATCTGTTTGCGTAGATACGACATCTCCTGCTCTAACCGCTGCTACGGTTTACCCTGAATATGCCAACCAAACCTCGACCATCACATACCAAGTATTCGTTACTGAACCGGCAGCGGAGATTAGCCTTTCAGCCAATCATGAATTGAGTGGCGATTCACTTATTTTTCCGACCCCGACACAAACGGGTAACGTATACACTTTCACACTCGACGGAACCGAGGCAGCCGGCGAAGCCAGTCTGCTCTTCAACGCTCTCGAAGGCACGTATCAACCCAGCCTCACCATGACAGATCAGGCGGGAAACCAAACGGTACTCGTCTATGACTCCAATGGTTCAGAGAATACCTTGGTGTCTTTTCAACTTGATAGTACGAGACCAATCATCAGCAACCTTGAGCTGAATTCAAACAACGACCCTGGGGATGTAAGTGACTGCGGCAGCACTAACTCCGCAACAGCCGCAGTTGCAGCCGACGGTGATACCGTTACGCTTGAATTCGACGCCACTGATACGGATAGCAGTGGAATCTTCGACACACCCAAAGTGACCATCGGAGACCAGTCGATGGAGTGCTCTGCAAACGGCGACCGGTACACATGTTCGTTAACAGTGAGCGCCGAAAAGTTTACAGATGGCTCGAAAACCTTCGACATCACCGTCACCGATGCCGCCGGCAACTCTGTATTTCAGGAGTTCGGCACAGTCTGCATCGATACGACGAGCCCTATTGTGATTAGTAGTTCGTCATCCCCTTCCCCTGCACCCCTGGGAAGGACCGTTTATTACACGCTGCGTTTGGCCGAGACCAACCTGGGTATCCCCACCCTAACGACCTCACCATTGTTGGACCTGGGTCAACCAAGCCAGGACAGCAATCTCTTCACCTGGACCTATCAAACTCCGACTACGGATTCAGGACTAACCGACGAACAACTTCGCGACCTCGAACAGTCTTATACCGTGACCGCGTCGCTTTCGGATCTATCAGGTAACACGGCCACCGTGACCACGAGCGCCATTGAGCTGGACACCAAGATGCCAGCCTTCAGTAACATTCAGGTAGAAAGCAATAACACGCTTCGACCCGGCCCAATTACCAGCGAGGAGGAACAAGCCGTCCTTGCCAAAAATGGAGACCTCGTCACCGTAACTTTCGACGCAACAGATACAGACAGCTCCGGTGTTGCTGAAGTCACCGCTTCGCTCGCAGGCATTTCGATGACACTGGTCAGCTCAAACGACGACACTTTTGTGTTTAGTCATACGGTATCGAACGGTGAATTACCTGACGGAGAAGCACTGCTTCAGTTTACAGCCACCGACGTCGCCGGTAACCGAAAGTACTGGACCAATAATAACTGGGTCATGATTGACTCTACCTTGCCAACCGCTCAGACGAGTGTTCAACCGGCACCGGCCAAGATAGGCAGCAACATCGTATACCAAGCTGTGTTTAGTGAAGCAGTTACGGGCACAACTATCACCGCCACACACAGCAATGGCATCGACACACTTGAACTGATTCAAGACGTAGCCGCATCATCTGGAAACCTATACGTTTGGAAGCACACCGTAGAAACAAGCACCGCCCTGCCGGACGGCTCCACATCTGGTTCTATAGAGGGAACCTACAGTGTGCTGCTCCAAGCTACCGACCAAGCCGGTAATGCCAGCAGCACAATCGTAGGTGAGTCTATTCAGATTGATAGCAGCTACCCTTCTGCAGAACTCGTGGGTGATATTACGACGACCCAAGTGGCCGGCGCCTCAATCACTGCTCCCGACAAAGTAACCATCAACGGACAACCGTATGACCATGTTATCTATCAACATTCAATCACGGCAATCATTGAATTAAGCGACCAGACTGCCGACACCTTACCCAAGCCCGAGGTCACCATTGGCGGCGTCCCAATCGTCTCCTTAGTGCTCGACGGGAATAATAGATGGGAGGCGACATATGATGTAACCGCTGACCTTGGAGATGGCCTAGCCGATATACAGGCTACTGTTCGCGACTTAGCCGGAAACGAAAAAGTTTACACCATTGCTACCGTGTTCGTCGACCAGACGGCTCCTTCCCTGGCTTTCCTAACGACAAGCCCCGAGATAGTCAGAAATGGAGGGACGGCCACCGTCATTCTTAACTTTGATGAGTTGGTCCGAGAAAACATCAATCTATTCTATCAAAGCGACGACGGAACAACAGATTTGCTGAACGGCTCGACCGAGTCATGCGAAATAAATTCTTCTACATCGGCAACTGCGCTGGGTGCGACCAACCTAGCCGATTTAGTTCTAGGAAGTTCCTTTGTTTGTACCATTACCACCCCATTCGTTGACGGTACCCCTGACAGCCTTTACGCCTCCAGCTACGCGCTCGAAGTCTATGCTGAGGATTTCGCGGGTAACGCACGAACTTTCTCTACAACTGAGGTTGACGTGGCGCTTCGCTTTGACCAAACCGCTGCTCAGCTTGAAATAAGTGAACTCAGTACCGGCAGAATGACAAGCCATACAAACGAGTTCGAAAGATTCAAAACAGTCAATCGAGGAGACCGTGACGCGGTTTCTGGTGTAGCATCCGAAGTCACGTTTAAGATTAACTCTACAGAGCCGCTTAATACGCTCTCAGCGTTTATCGGGGACTACGAGCTAAGCCAAGCCGACTGCGGTAACACAGAAACTTCACCAGACGGTGGAACCATCATCACCTGTACATATACGCTCACCGGGCTAGAAGAAGACGGTTATCAGCGCCTCAAAGTCAACGCCACAGATCCGGCAGGTAACATCACCACAATCACCGGCGATATAGACAACCCGGAAAGCTGTGTACTCTTTGACTTCACACCACCAACAATATCTTACAGCAGTGTGTCACCCGAGCTTATCCCAGGAA includes the following:
- a CDS encoding PEGA domain-containing protein translates to MNIVFSLCLAVITASPMMTVESAKSIPGGTAGTTAHLTQKTAPVSFTVTGPTYIIAKIRASKETPKSKPQRVVILRDNQFQSAYSLAMVGRRVAPKGFSYGGEIGLEIPAGSHTYSIQSEGVSVAVILSTAKKLPRRLVNKVQEKDLGIAQPASSVPVAKPTPPAPKAATAPTPPTPLLSKKAEPTEQKRILIMDVAAVGIDPSLAKQVTTAIAETMSGRAGIEAVTTDELTNIADTEAIKQSTGCDADTACMAEISSWANTELVVNGTIGQVGDAVTLTLTLVDSKKASVENRVSRAVIVEADDILAVTKQLVEELFGWEGAGNKITYRIAEGKAVSFAVFDLSTAGLSEDAARNLTQVLSVELKRIQGASVIGKEDIAAMLNLEGQKQVLGCESDTSCLAEIGGALGVDKLVVGQVGKLADNFIISLRLISPTTAKVDNRISENFVGTEATLIPAIRTAGRKLLGIESKEPGSLGVSSSEPAAAVFLDGKDQGILPMPPITDLEPGRYNLRVLKEGYFAWNGDVYVNPMDNTAMWIELKAKPEKWYKQWWVWTSVGAVAAGVATTLAITMKATPTVGSGSATIKAGQ